In Phoenix dactylifera cultivar Barhee BC4 chromosome 1, palm_55x_up_171113_PBpolish2nd_filt_p, whole genome shotgun sequence, the genomic stretch atggcctatttataatagaggTAGCTCAATGTCGTTGGAGTTTAGCAGCTGAGATGTGCAAAAGCTCAAGACTATGGTCCAGAGGGAAATCTAGCTATGTAATAGTGAACTGGGATGATGTACTTATATTGGAGAAAGTGTAATGATGGAGCATACAATCAGTTTCGAAAATGTTGGCTGGATCGAACACCCGAATCTTGGGCGAGAAAAAAGGATGAATGTTACAACCAAGCAAGCCAAATTCCAAGTCTTCTATTAGCTGAACAGCAATAGAAATGTTATTGATACACTGAAATTATTACGAAATAAATGAAGTCCACTAGGTTTGAAGAACCGGAATTTGGTAAAGCAGTTAATTTTGAGATAGAATCAACTATATCATTGCTAACTCCAAACAACAACGAGACGGTACATTTTGTAACAAAGAATAAGGTATAGCAAATCAACAATCAAAAGGCTATAATATGTTGGGTGAAAGATCCAAGACAGGAGGTAGTAAAAATCTTATGACAGGAAGAAAACACTTCAGAACCATCACTAGACATCAGAGCATAATCAGAGCCTTAATACACTGTTGTGCCCTAGCAGTCAGCACCCAAGCTTCTCTTGCAAGTCAACGAGGGTTAAGAGCAAGCACCATAATATTCATCATTAACTGAAAATACAAAGACCATGGGAGCTGCTCTAAACATTACATGATAAAATTAACCTGATTCAGACTCAAATTAGGACTACTTTTAAAAATCTTTCTTACTCTTTCTTCAATACTACTGTTAAATTCATACAAGGTTATACGATTCATTGAATGTCCATACGACCAAAAAGTCAGTGTCAGCAGCTCTTGGTACTTTTGGAAGAATATTATGCTTACTTATTATTTCTTTGTAAAATTTAGAGTCTTCCTCTGCCCCCTTCAAAAACACATCTCACATGACTATATTCATTCTGAAAGAAGCAATTAGGGATTGATCTTCTTATACGTCGTTTCCACAGAGAAGGAAGCATTATCATTCTTAGTAATTTTAAGATGATGTAACCTGTTGCTTCTTTTGTGTTGTGTGGAGTGGCTTATTGTCCGGATGAACTGCTCTAATGTGTACTTGGGACAAAGACATGTCTGTAGGGATCTTGCACAATCCTTTTAGTATAAAATCAATAATGGCATTAAAAGTTTTCCAAAAATGTTTAGATTTATAACAATAGTGCAAAGATAGGATTCGGAATTAATCCAACAAGGACAAATGATCACATTTCAGTGAAAACTAGAAATGTCAGAAAAATGAAACATTAGGTTAGAACTAGCAAAATAGATAAAGAGTAACAATGAAAAGGTTCTTACGGAGGAAAAAACCCAATTGAGTGACTTCAAAAAAAAACGGCATGTAATAGTTGCTCAAATTCTAAAAAATACATTGCTTTCCAGTAAATGAAAGAGAATAAATTATGATATTCAATAAACTTAAGTAGTTTTtgataattcagaaaattttctccAATAGGCGTCTAAGAGGATGTCAAACCAAGCCTAATGAGTTAGAAGAAATCAGCATGTGATGACtgttaaattcaaaaaaaaaaaaaaactttcaaataatcaaataagtTTTCGTGGAATATTCACAAAATAATGGCATAACAAATAGTGAATAGACTCCAATTCTAGAAATTTATGAAATAGATGCGGACTGTCATGCGCAAGGATTTGTCTTAAAGGCCACTTGTATCCAGTATAGTTGCTGTTGTGTTAGACTCATactttattcattttttatttggttGATTAGATTATCAAGTTTCCAGCacacaaaaaaatattaagcTTCGTTGTTCTTGTTGCTCGACATGTATcttagtttctttttcttttttttgtgtgtttttCTCCGATGTACCATATCATTGTTGAGTAAACTATTGGACTACGTTTTTCATTTTAATATGTACCATACAGTACCTCCACATGACAAGcttatgatttattttaatgtGTTTGTTGAACACAATATTGGTTTTGTCGTTGTTATTGCAACATGGATTTAAAATATACAGTAcaacttttggattttattgttGATATGCTGATTTATGTATTCATTACTTGTTcatgatatttttttctaaataaaacTAGCTGATCAATATCCTgaaatttaagatttttatttctgGGTAAGCCAAGATACTGAATCAACCCAATCCTTCACTTTGGCTAGGTTCTGTCTGGTTCGAATGTTAATTTCAGTTGTGGTTCCAGATATTAAGAACCAATAGATATCAAGTTGATTTCAGTTTAGCCACTAAACCAAGCCAATCTGAACAATATGCAATGCTAATACTTCAACCAGCAAAACTCTCATTTATCCAACACTTTACCAGATGCACTACATTTTAGAATAACTTCAGAAATAGCCTTTGAGCATATCATGCAtgagaaagaagaaatttcCAAAATTATCCAATTTCCTCACTAAGAAATGGGTTAGATAGTTTGTCCCCACCCACCACTCATGCCAGATTAAGTGCACCATATAGGTATTCCAGCAACCACCTTACCTAGTTTTTCATAAAGGCAAGTATGTGACAGACTTCCTACAAGGATCTGAAAGCAAAAGTCCAAGTATTACATCAGATCCACTTTAAGTGTTAATTCCTCATTAATAGAGGAAAACTGAGTGGAGGAAATGTCAAACAATCATACAAGATGTAGTACAAGGTTCCTGGAAGCCAAAAGCTACTCTGAAGTATGAGAAACCACACAAATGACATAGGCTCTCCATAACATTAGGAGGCTAGATTAAAGGCATGGTCAAACCCTATAGGCACAATGATATATCAATAACAGAGCATGCATTCAGCAGTTCTGTAAATTGAAGTAATTAGCAAAAAAATCACCATACTGACCACTCAGAAAACCTGACCGTACATGCCCATAAATGAAACACAAAACAAGACTTAGTAGTTGGAAACTTCTAGTTAGGGTGCTGTAACCTGCTATGGAAACTCATCTATGCCCCAGCTTCCCAAATGCTTTCCTATTCTAATATTTTTGAGAGATCCACTTCTCCATACCCCATCCACATCACATCCCCCCTTTCCCCACTTCCGGCAACTAAATTGCGAGCTATAGCTAAAATAAGTTGCATTGGTGAAGGTTAAGATGGCAGCTAAACTGATAAAAACCAATTTTCTATATGCCATATTATCACATGATACAACAACCTCACAACACCAGTTAATGAGAAAATCTTATGAGGAAAATGTATAGATATGATTTCAGCTAGAGTTGATAACATAGCACCTAGAGGCACAACCCTTGCTAGAGTTGATAACATAGCACCTAGAGGCACAACCCTTGCAACAGGCATTTTTCCCTATGCTATTGTTTTGTTGGTAAATTCCATATGCCATCATCAAGTGATACAGATGTATATTAATACAATCAAATTACAATCGACATAAAGTACTTGGGGCATAATAGTGGTTGGAGTGATGAAAATAGTAACATAAGCTGTTATAGTAACGATGGTTATGATAATAGATTCAGCAGCAAACCAAAGTTTCATAATCACTATTTTATCTACTAAGCTTTATAGCAGCTAAAAGGCAATATAGAGGCACAAGATAACTGGAACTGAAAGGTCATGCAGATAACCATGGTTTATAATGACACATATTGTCAAACAATCATCTTGAACATATGGTTTAAAATGCTGAGCGATCACATATAGCATATAGTTGGAAGTATCAAATCTCAGAATTCACTACAACTAGATGATGGTACTCTGAGAGGCCAATTCTGTAGTAATttgtaaaaatgaaaaaacagCCTGCATGCCATCTTGCACCAATAAATCATTATCCAATAGTGCAGCATAACCTCCAAGAAAATTTCCAGGATAATATATACCAGAATAAGAGCAACTTCACTAAACTGACCTTATGGTTTCCTTCTGCTGACCCTCATTGTCAAGCATTATAAGTTTTGGTGGAGAACCATAGGCATATTGAACTTTGATGTAGGGGAATTCATCTTTCTCTTCATCGATGAATGATACAACTTCAGGATAGAACACCAGCTTTCTCATGCATACCTCCAGAATTGCACCAGAGAACGTTACCTGGAATTGCAGTCAAAGTTAGTTACGCAATCATCTTTCAAGGAATAAGAGGGCACTGTATGGTTTTTAGATAGCATGGCTCATCAAATGTTGACAGATTTCAGAAGCAAAGAAGATGTTCCTAATCAGCCCTTGCATAAAGATTGCTATATCCAGCTAATATTAGAATGTTCAGCCTCAAGAACATGCTATCTTGAAGCAGGATTATGAATTCCTTAGATCTGTTAATATCTTACACTTAATATAGACCAGTTGGGGTTAGGGCTGAAAACAGGTTAGATAATATCCAACCATATCTATTTCATATCTGGTTCAGAATGGATTCGGATAGAAATTCTAGTACCTGATCAAATCCAGATATTGATCTGCATACCTATCCACATATTTTGCTGAATCAGGATCTGAATTCGGATAGAAATTCTGATATCCGATTGGATCCGGAGAATCTGGATACCAATCTATAAGTTTTGctggatctggatctggatTTTAAAGGCTTTTCAAATCCAGATCTGGATATCTGATAAATTCTGATAAAAAATTGCCTTCAAATATTTTTGCATGCATATCTGGAAGAAAAAAATCTAACATGTGGCCAGTTACTTGGATAACAAGCACTCAATCACCAGGCTAcaaaattcaattttgtttTGCAGTGATGGTCTTTTACTTATTTAAACCTCAGTCATGTCATTAGATAGAGTTAGTTCGTGTATGTTATGACATcacatattttaatatttaattattttcataaaatcaatccattcccttgataaaaataaaaaataaatatacatctttttattctttatgatattttttaaaattttgttgttaaaatatttaaaagtatCAATAACTTCTATATATTCCTACATttgcatataatttttttcaaactCTCTAAAgtagaaatatttttatatatgttgcACTTAAATAGTGATGGAGGTATTTGACATTGAAAATTTGTTAAATTCATTAACATTTTTATATtatgtatttttattttaaataatttctaAGTTTTAGTATTTTAAAACCTAGTTGGACTAGTAACCTAAACCCTTGACCGGGTCAATCTCCTTGTGCTATGTCTTAGACCCTTAGTTACCTGTGCATCGCGTAAAACCTAGATAGTGATTTCAGTCCTATTCTTTATAATTATGCCACTTATGTTAGTTTTTGTTATTTGATTTTGTCCAAGATCCAATTACTATTCGAATAATATCCGACTTATATCATATTTGGAtagaaaacataaatataaCTAATATCCAGCATGCATCCGTAACAGTTAGAACAAATGCAGTTATGTTTAATATCAGACTGATATCCGTCACTATTTAGAACCATATTCGTATTTACtaaaaaatatggatacaaaaaaaatattacccaTATACAATCCATATTCGATCAGCTTTCAGCTTTAGTTGGGGCTTAATTCGTGACCACAAAATAGCATCATAAATTACTATTCTATGAGCTATAAATATTGCAGAATATCTACACACATTCTCAAATGATTCAGACAAGTTTAATCATGACATTAATGCAATTGTAAGTACCGCATTAGAGTTTGTTCGTAAAAACCTATACATACACTAAATATTAGGATACAACTTGGGGGTTTATATTGCTAGTCGATAGTTAAAACCAAGATCTGCAATCTTGATACTAGGTACCATACCGATATGTTATTGGTTTAGTACAGTACAGTACATACCACGTACTGAAACAAATTTCAAACCATTTTTCACTGTTTATTTAAGTACACCTCGGCATGGATTAGCATGCACCTCAATACAGGGTGGTATGAGTCTTGTACTAGCCCGAATATGAATTCCATAGCACTTTTAACCTAATATGGTATAGTATGCCCCGAACCAGGCGATTCAGGATGCCACAATAGTACATGGTTAAGACTTATTAAGCATCCAAATGAActacaagctcaaagcaaggAAGGTGAGTTCCAAAGCATTTCCTTTTTAGTAACAAACAAATCAGCAGAGTCCATTGACACTAGAATATAAGTGGCTTTTGGCATTGCCAtcataaaaatgaaaaagtgTATCTTAGAGAAGCATCATACCAAGGAGACATAGCACTATATTATCTTGCAAACACTCTATCATGTTACGCCATCTAGTATACCATGATACAGAGCTATTGTTTGATAAAGTTAAATTCTGTTAACATAAAGTATATTGGACATGCTGAACACAGTTCCGAGCCACTTACACGAAGCCTTAGCTATATAATTTATTAGCATACCCCATCCACCACGATAGAGTGGGCAATTTTGTTCCATAATAGATACATGAACTGAATAAACAATATAATGCTTATGAATAGCATATTAAGTCTCATCATCAGAAAGGTCAAAAAatgtcaagcaagaaatcaaaATAGTAATGCTGCAAACAGGTTCTGAATAACATTTTCAGTCAATGGCATCAAAAATATGCAATGTAAAACAGTAATTTGCAAGACATAACCATGACACAAAGAGGCAAGAATTTAAAGATTCTAGGAGCAAAATGGTTAACAAAAACAAGGGATAAACATGTGGCACTTCATACCTTACTAATGGAATCATCAGAATCCTCTGAGCAACACTTGAGACAATCTGATACCAATTCTGCAGCCAAAATAGTATTAAAcacaatatttatttttattagggTTGTTGACTTTCTAAAAGTCTTCATACATGAtgttttaatgaataaattCTAAGTCATTATGAACTTTGGCATGATTAGAAGCACCAATGACAATGATGAGATATTTAATTAGACAAATTCTTCAAAACACAGATAATTTTCCTGAGAAGAAAGTCACATTTATAATTTGCAAAATAATCGCACACCATGAGTAATTTTTTCCAAGAAAAAATCAGTTAGAATGATATATTTTCAGGAGTCAAGAAGACAAATGCGTACAACCTTATACTAATAGCCTGAGCTTGCAATAAGGTATCAACTATTAATAGGACCTTTGTTGAGAATCTTCAATTTCCCTCATAAGCAAAGTCTCCTTTTAGAAACAAGTCTTAGAagattgaaataattaaatgaaTACATATGGGGTTAGGCAAATGGCCCCAAAATGTAACACTCCCGTATAAGAGATGAGTTTATAACATACTAAGACAGTAATTATGTATAAGCTACATGTCTAATATGGAGGTTCATACGTAGGAAATGCATGTGACAATTAGCCCTTATCCATCTTTCACTATGCAGTAGTATATAGGTCCATCATACTTCAAGGCAATCTATATGGAAGGTCACATCACTGAATATCATAGCTTAACCTTGAGAATTGCCAATAAGCCTTACTCCATCTAACTAGTTCAGCTTTACAAATCAAGGTACAATCCATTAAAATTTAATAGCATATTACAACTAGCTTTCAACCCCCATGTCAACAATCTGTGATCAGTCAAGCTTGAATGGCAAGAAAGGAGACTTCCATGAAATCTATACGAGGCTTTAGCTTGCGGAAAGGCATAGTCTATACTCATGCAACCAATTAGAGACCCTCCAAGATTTCCCTAGGCTTTGAAAGAGTTAGCAAAGAAAGATGAATTTAGTGCAAGGTCTGGATATCATCTGAGGCACAAATTTacaggccaaaaaaaaaaaagctgaaacaCAATCCCCAAACGAAATATCATGGTTCTTGAGGCAAAAATAGAAGGGAATAACAACACCAAGATGTTATCAATGAACAGAAAGGAAGAAAACTTTGTGAGATTGTGTTTAGAAAGTCCCAAAAAAACATACATGTCCACAACCACAACCATGGAACATTGTCCCAGCTATCTAAGATCAGATTTTGATAATATACActtaaaataaaagataataaaCAACTTGAGCATGATTTTGGCGGAAGGAAAAACAATTTCCAATAATAAGCGACAGCTCCAAAATGAAAGCAAGTATTCAAAAAGCGATGAAATTCAACAGATTGTGGAGTCACAAATACGTAAATGAACCATTTCTTTTCTGACCATTAATTCACATTCTGAGGGCTATCCTTCTTTTTTTATCAAAGTTCCTGCCATTCAATTTCCAAGAGAGCCGCCTATGAGTTAAAGCTCTTCCAAAATTTGGTAAACTGTCTCCTTGACTTGGAAAGGAAAATGAACACCAACAACCAAGAAACATGAGCCACTAGTAAAACAACATGCTAATTAAACCAAGAAAGATGTATCTTTTTGAATACCAGGAATGGAGCAATTTGATGAAGTTATTGAATGATCCTAAGAAATGTTTGAGGCTGTGCCCAGCAAGAACCCAAGAAACACTATCAACACTTGAGTGGAGACCCTAACTTCGAGCTTGAACATTGGGCAACTCTAGTACTAGAGACGTCTCCACTATTTGATGTACTTTCAGGAATACAGCAGTAGAGGTCTTTGATTGTGAGTCTTCTAAAGGGTGATAGAATGGAGGGGCAAGGATGATTCCATTTATGAAAACCCTAATATAAAGATATTTCCATACGACCAGTTGCCtacagaagaaaaataaaactagaagttCTATTCCAATTTCAAAACTAATTGTTTTCTTGCGCTTTATCCAAGCTTTACGTTCTTCTGTTAATGTTGATCACTTCTCCCCACCCCCCCTGATCCTGTTCTTTGATAAACGATGTGTATAATCCTCATCGATACTTTTGTTCCTCTACACTTACAAACTTTGATGGAATCGGTtgctaaggaaaagaaataaatatgcAGACTATGAGCATACTTGTAAGTtacaagaaattttggacacaatgtcctaataaataaaaatctttcaggCTGTCGCATTGATGACTATACAACAGTACTATCGGCAATCAGATCCAACATACTCCACATCCTGGAGCTGACTAACTGAAGATAACAACAGGTTTGCATATAAGtagaacaaaaggaaaaaaaatgccgGCTTGTGTGCATTACattaagaaaaaaggaaaaattgacTTTTCCAAGTTCAATCTATGAATAATTTTCAATTTCTACGTAATCAATCAGAAAAATTCCAGGATTCAGCGAGAATTCCAATAATAGGACCCCCAAATACTCATGCGATTATAAAATCACCTCATTGATCCTTAAAATCCCAAGACTACAAATGACCAAGCTCAactttttaaccaaaaaaaaaacctcgtAATCAATTCCACAAtcgaattatttaaaaaaaaattaaaccctAGAATTTCAGCTGATCTGACAATTCTACACCAAGCCTGCATTTTGATGATAAATTCCACAAGCCAAGAAGCTCGCTGCACCGGGTTCGaaacaaggaagagagagaaagaggggtaAGGATCGGGGAGATCGATACCTTTGTCCTTGACGTAGTCGGCGAAGGTATTGCAATCGGAACACAGGGCGAGACCGGTGAACCCTAGGTTCTCGCACTCCCTCGCGCTGAGCCGCTCGCCGAGCGCCGGCGCGAGAGCCGAGAGGAAGAAGAGTAGGAGAGATAACAGGGCGGCGGATTGGCCCATCTCTCTCGAGCTCTTCTCGGCAAAGTCAGATACGAAGGGAAAAAAGAACGCCACAAACACCCCCTTAGGAGTCGGGGGAAAGTATGACGAAGGGGAGAGCGCAGGGCAGGgaaattattgtttgttgtttggaaAAGATAGTGGGTAATTATGCCTTAGCATTCATCTCGTATTTGGCTTCTGAGAAATTAAGTtttattgtttatatttttggAACAAATTAATATATAGAAAATAATTCTATGATATTTAAATTACTACTAAAAGTAACGTGGGTCTCTTAGAGGATCTCCTAATCATTAAAAAGCAATTACACTTAACTAATTGAGTTCAGGTAATGaccagaaaaaaaattaaagaggcTATTGATGTATTCTTAAAGGTTGGTTTGAATGTAAAGTGAATAATATGTCAACTAATTGTTGGACGAGACAAGAGTGGTATCACCTAGCGGTGTTGTAAATGGGATGGATCCTTGCTACATCCGTAGCCGAAcccaattaaaaaattaaaaaaattagatttgtgtacaaaatcatcaaaataagTAATCTTCAAACTGGTGTCCAAGCTTCATTGATAATCatattcaagctcaattttgggtttttaaaaatttaatttacCAAGTAATTTTAGCATACCAACCAGACAAGAGTTAACAATTTTCAAAGTTCCTACCGTAGTAATTTGCGGCAGACTACAATAGGAAAGAagcataatataaaaaataaataattatttgaGTAATCTGTTTACTTTTGAAatacatttaatttaattttattttattttattgaaagaAAATTAAATTCTGGATGTTGgttagaattttgtaaataagatGGCAACAagtaaaagttaaaaaaagtgTGCGTAAGAAAAGGTATAAAATAAGATATGATAATTTCTATGGAAAGTggcttggggctgccagctTACGAGGAGAGTGCTGGCAGGAGGGGGCGTTCAGATCACTCCGAGTTGTGTTTAGTGCCCAGAGGTGGAGGAGTCCATCAGTCATGTGTTGCTTGGATGCGAGCGGGCAGTATAGATCTGGAGATGCGCAGGCTTTCTACAGTGCCAGGCTACCCGTTCGGCAAACGACCTACTACACTCTACACCAGCTGAGGGTGGTCGTGCGGAGCCCGAGCACGGTGACGTGGGGGATCCGATTGGCCTATATGGCGTGCCACATATGGTTGGATAGGAAT encodes the following:
- the LOC103706025 gene encoding selenoprotein F, whose translation is MGQSAALLSLLLFFLSALAPALGERLSARECENLGFTGLALCSDCNTFADYVKDKELVSDCLKCCSEDSDDSISKVTFSGAILEVCMRKLVFYPEVVSFIDEEKDEFPYIKVQYAYGSPPKLIMLDNEGQQKETIRIDNWKREHIRQFLREKVKPGTVEM